ATCGGGACACGCCGTCGCCCCATTGGGACCGTTGACGGAATACGGAAGATTCCGATCGGTGTATGTCCCGTTTGGTCCGGCGTAGAAACCGCCTTCGTAACCGAAGTTGTTGTCCCGGGCTCCCGTGAGCACATTGAAATCATGCCCGTGACGACCGTTATACGGCGCTCGTTTATGATCTCCGTATCCCGGTGCCGTCCCGATGATTGGGCCGTTCGATTCCGGGCCCTGGCCTCGAATCGTTGGATTTGTCATTGAACAGCCAACCGACAGGCTGACGGCAAAGAGCGCCGACAAGCACAAACTCGCCCGAAATCGCATGTTGTCTCTCCAACCGTGATGGCTGTTGACGCTACTTCGCCCACGAGCGAAGCATATTCCTTAACGCTTCTATCGGCATTTTCGTCGTCAAAGTACGAACATTCCTCAAAGAACATTCAAACCGGACGACATGAACGACCAGCCGTTCTTGCAGAAATCCCCTAATCGGAGTATTTTGACAGAGGTCTCAAGGGTTATTGCCGTGTGGATTGCAGCCGGCTCGGGTCGCGGTGATTTGCGATCGCCCTGTTCAAAGGAGTGTAGGTGAGTGTTCGTTGCAGTATCATCACAATGTTTTTCAGACAGCAGCTTCCCTGCAGCCTGCCAGCAGGCTGCGGATCTGGGGTATGACAAGATCGAACTTTGGCTCAACGAGTCGAGTGATCATCTCAAACCATCCCAGATTGCGGCGTCGCCAACCAAATTCTTTCAGGTGTATCGTGAAACGACACGCCTGACACCGATTGCGATTAATCTGCAAGAAGATGTGCAACTGGATGTCTTCGAGAACCTGTGCAAGGTTTCGAAGATGCTCAAGATCACGCAGATCACGATTCCAGCGGCAACGCTGGGAACTCCGTTCAACGAAGAGATCGACCGCCTGCGCAGCCGACTGGCCGCGTCGAATTCGGCGGGCATTCGTTTGTCACTCAAGACCAAGACCGGCCATTTGACAGAAGATCCACAAACCGCCGTGGAACTTTGTCAGGCAGTCCCCGGTCTCGGTTTGACACTGGACGTCAGCTACTACATCTGCGGCCGCTTCGCTGGCCAGAGCTACGATCAAGTGTTCCCATACGTCTATCACGTCCACCTGCGTGATACGACGCCAAGTCAGGTACAGGTCCCCGTGGGTCTGGGTGACGTAGACTACAGCCGGATTGTCAGCCAGTTGCGACGGTTCAACTACAATCGCGCCTTGTCGGTCGAGATCCTGCCCGAATGGCTGCAAGGCCAGGAACGTGCGTTGGAGCTCCGAAAAATTCGCATGCTGCTGGAAACGCTGCTCTGACCGTCGTCTTCGCAGCCTGAATTTGAAATCGATTTCGAACGCGTCGTGACCTTGGTTGCGACGCGTTTGTTTTTTGTGGTGGGTTCGGGTGGCGTGTGTGTGGAAGTATGCCCTCCTCTTCGCGTCGCAGTGAAACGACGAGGGATTGAGCCACGAGGGGTTGAGCGAGGCGGCGGTTTGACGAAGAGAGCGTCATGCCCCGACGGCGACTTCGGCTCGTGCGGGTGCGGGTGGCTTCTGAGGCGGTGTGCTGGCCGGCGGGAACAGATTTCGTGGGCTCGCTGCGTCGGCAGGTCCGTTGACGTCGCGCAATGTCGGTTCGACAGGACGTTCGACGTGATTCGGATTCAAGAGGCGCTTCGATTCTCCCAGCAGAAACTCGACATTCATGAATGGTTCTGCACCGATGTCGTGCCAGCGGATGCGACCTTCTCCGTCGATTAAATAAGTGGCATGTAGTGGAACGTTTTCAAAATCATCGTAGGCCTGGTACCGTTTGAACGTTTCCAACGAGGCATCCGAAAGCAGTTGGAACGGGAATTTCTCGTTCGAGTCGTAACGATCTCGCGATTTTTTGAGATTCTTAACGTCATCGGTACTGATCGCGACCAGCGAGATCCCTTGATCTGTGAACAACTTGTGTTTCGGGGCAAACGCCTGAAGTTGCTCGGCGCAGTGCAGGCAGCCCGATCCGAGATAGAAGATCACGACGATCGGCCTGCCGCGATACCCGGACATCGCATGCAATTGTCCCGTGCCATCGTCTAGAGACCAATCTGGGGCTGCGGACGGCTGCCACAGGATCGGTCCCAAGGTCGAAAGGTCTGGCAGTTCGGCGGCGTTGCGCGCCACCGGCTTGGGCAATCGCCAATCTGTGGCGAATCCCAATTCACTGGCAATCGGCGTCAGTCGCGCAAACGGCGGAATATCGAGGTCGATCACCCCCGAAATCTCGCGCAATGTCTGCAGTGATTTCTTCGCCTCCTCTTTCTTTCCCTGGCGCCACTGCATTTCGACCAAAGCGGCCAACGGGCGCACCTGATTTTTGGATCGGTCCACCCATTCCCGCAATCGCTTCAGAGATTCCTCGGTTTTCCCCGCGCGGAATTCAACATCCGCCAGGTACGCCTCGTCGACATCGCTCGCCTTCTCGAATCGTGTCAGGGCCTCGGCGATCTTGCCGTCTTCGAGTAGCAGATAGCCACGTAGTTCGTCTGTGGCCCGTTCAAGGTTCTTCAGTTTTTCGGCGGTGGCTCGTTTTGCCTGATTTCGACTGTTCTCAACCGCTTTGGCATCGCCTCCCTCAAACCGGGATTTCGCTTCGGCCGTATCGATCGCGGCATCTGTATCCTGTTGAATGCGCTGCAACCTGTTCTCGAGCAGAGTCAGTTGAACTCGTCCCTGCTCGAGGTTGTGGCGACGAAAATAGGCGCGACCAAGATGGCGGAAATGTTTGATCTGCTCAGTCTCATCAGCGGTCGGTTCCAGCACACTGGTTTGTGCATCGGCAATCAGTTGATCCCACAGTTCAAATTGCGTGTAGATCTGGAAGAGTCGCAATCGACCGAAGTGGGCACTTTTCGACCCCGGAAACGCATTCAGCGTCGGATGTCGAGGCAATTCGGTGGTGTTCCTCGCCAGTTGAATGGC
This genomic interval from Schlesneria paludicola DSM 18645 contains the following:
- a CDS encoding peroxiredoxin family protein; protein product: MLRSVFLMSCVLPLVSLAADSDQVPSALQPENLLQPGHSLHGEAFDEGPRRAATLLGNTGRVVFPITTTNPLVQQYFNQGIGQLHGFWYFEAERSFRQAAKLEPACAMNYFGMALANTNNDKRAKGFIAEAVKRKSSASEREKKYIEALDAWYGADAGDEKKKKKRAKDFVHAIEEILYQYPDDLEAKAMLCLTLWQKRSDLDAGSDFALDALMNAVLAVNPYHPVHHFRVHLWDNDKAKLAVNSAERCGLSAPGIAHMWHMSGHTYSELHQYFDAAWHQEASARTDHAYMMRDGIFPDWIHNFAHNNEWLVRNLQYLGRIHDAIQLARNTTELPRHPTLNAFPGSKSAHFGRLRLFQIYTQFELWDQLIADAQTSVLEPTADETEQIKHFRHLGRAYFRRHNLEQGRVQLTLLENRLQRIQQDTDAAIDTAEAKSRFEGGDAKAVENSRNQAKRATAEKLKNLERATDELRGYLLLEDGKIAEALTRFEKASDVDEAYLADVEFRAGKTEESLKRLREWVDRSKNQVRPLAALVEMQWRQGKKEEAKKSLQTLREISGVIDLDIPPFARLTPIASELGFATDWRLPKPVARNAAELPDLSTLGPILWQPSAAPDWSLDDGTGQLHAMSGYRGRPIVVIFYLGSGCLHCAEQLQAFAPKHKLFTDQGISLVAISTDDVKNLKKSRDRYDSNEKFPFQLLSDASLETFKRYQAYDDFENVPLHATYLIDGEGRIRWHDIGAEPFMNVEFLLGESKRLLNPNHVERPVEPTLRDVNGPADAASPRNLFPPASTPPQKPPAPARAEVAVGA
- a CDS encoding sugar phosphate isomerase/epimerase family protein, translated to MFVAVSSQCFSDSSFPAACQQAADLGYDKIELWLNESSDHLKPSQIAASPTKFFQVYRETTRLTPIAINLQEDVQLDVFENLCKVSKMLKITQITIPAATLGTPFNEEIDRLRSRLAASNSAGIRLSLKTKTGHLTEDPQTAVELCQAVPGLGLTLDVSYYICGRFAGQSYDQVFPYVYHVHLRDTTPSQVQVPVGLGDVDYSRIVSQLRRFNYNRALSVEILPEWLQGQERALELRKIRMLLETLL